The Streptococcus viridans genome includes a window with the following:
- a CDS encoding bifunctional glycosyltransferase family 2/GtrA family protein: MNYLVIPAYQPDQKLLKLVKKLREKCDFSIIVVDDGSSEECQAIFEKLDGLATVLHHEVNLGKGGALKTAYTYIQEQGQYGTVITADADGQHKVWDIFRVANQSQDNPNQLILGARAFSGKVPLRSAFGNKLTRFLFKQQTGVAVTDTQTGLRAFTTNMIPFMLEIEGQRYEYEMNVLLAASKAFPILEVPIETVYINDNEGSHFRPVRDGLMIYKDMFKFALSSLSSFIVDYLVYAFFLFVMMAVPISLRILLANGIARVASSIFNYSTNKRFVFKNKDSLARTGSGYLGLAIGLFILDTLLIRLFYTSFGLHLLLSKVIVGLLLFVVSWLIQKKIIFKERTAPTHEIL, encoded by the coding sequence ATGAATTATTTAGTCATCCCCGCTTATCAACCCGATCAAAAACTTCTCAAACTGGTGAAAAAACTGAGAGAAAAATGTGACTTCTCCATTATCGTTGTGGACGATGGTAGTTCTGAGGAGTGCCAGGCTATTTTTGAAAAATTAGACGGATTAGCTACAGTCCTTCACCACGAAGTGAACCTTGGAAAAGGAGGGGCTCTCAAAACAGCCTACACCTACATTCAAGAGCAAGGGCAATACGGAACAGTCATCACTGCCGATGCCGATGGCCAACATAAGGTTTGGGATATCTTCCGCGTGGCCAACCAATCGCAAGATAATCCGAATCAATTGATTCTAGGGGCACGCGCCTTTTCAGGCAAGGTTCCTTTGCGTTCTGCTTTTGGAAATAAATTGACCCGCTTCTTGTTCAAGCAACAAACAGGGGTCGCTGTGACAGATACCCAGACTGGCCTTCGAGCCTTTACAACGAACATGATTCCTTTTATGTTAGAAATTGAGGGTCAACGGTATGAGTACGAAATGAATGTGCTTCTTGCAGCTAGCAAGGCCTTCCCCATCTTGGAAGTTCCGATCGAAACAGTCTATATCAATGACAATGAAGGGTCCCACTTCCGTCCTGTTCGAGACGGTCTCATGATCTACAAGGACATGTTTAAATTTGCACTTTCGTCCCTCAGTAGCTTTATCGTTGACTATCTGGTCTATGCTTTCTTTCTTTTCGTAATGATGGCTGTGCCGATTAGCCTTCGGATCCTCCTTGCCAACGGGATTGCTCGTGTGGCTAGCTCTATCTTTAACTACTCGACTAACAAACGTTTCGTCTTTAAGAACAAAGACAGCCTGGCTCGAACCGGAAGTGGTTACTTGGGACTTGCGATTGGACTCTTTATTCTCGATACCCTCTTGATTCGACTCTTCTATACAAGCTTCGGTCTCCATTTGCTCCTCAGCAAAGTGATCGTCGGACTCTTGCTCTTCGTCGTCTCATGGTTGATTCAGAAAAAAATCATTTTCAAGGAAAGGACTGCACCTACTCATGAAATTCTTTAA
- a CDS encoding phosphodiester glycosidase family protein gives MKFFKKSYTYAACFGILLTSSFSYSMLKTFVLSDAIQTVKATTTDSKAAEQAAATATTTDTSYSDDNIQVSLTEKTVENTQVYIADITVSSSDYLRTAFAQNTYGTNVTAKTSVTAAENNAILAVNGDYYGANSTGYVIRNGVVYRDKVREDSSNGDLAIYKDGSFKVIYEDEISADQLVKDGVVNLLAFGPSLVEDGEITVDTNSEVGQSMSSNPRTAIGIIDENHYIIVVSDGRTSESEGLSLYQLAEVMKSYGVKTAYNLDGGGSSTLYFNGQVINKPTTNGTISERAVSDIVYIGY, from the coding sequence ATGAAATTCTTTAAAAAATCGTATACCTATGCTGCTTGTTTCGGCATCCTGCTAACAAGCTCCTTCAGCTATTCTATGCTTAAGACCTTCGTCTTATCAGATGCTATCCAAACAGTTAAAGCAACAACAACTGATAGTAAAGCTGCTGAACAAGCTGCAGCAACTGCTACCACTACAGATACCAGTTACTCCGATGACAATATCCAGGTAAGCCTGACAGAAAAAACAGTCGAAAACACTCAAGTTTACATTGCAGATATTACGGTTAGCTCTTCTGACTATCTAAGAACTGCTTTTGCTCAAAATACCTATGGGACCAATGTGACGGCTAAAACTTCCGTCACTGCAGCTGAGAACAATGCTATTCTAGCCGTCAATGGAGACTACTACGGAGCTAATAGCACCGGCTATGTCATCCGAAACGGAGTGGTCTACCGCGATAAGGTTCGTGAGGATTCAAGCAATGGCGACCTGGCGATTTATAAAGATGGCTCCTTCAAGGTTATCTACGAAGATGAAATCTCTGCGGATCAGTTGGTCAAAGACGGGGTTGTTAATCTCCTTGCCTTCGGACCTTCCTTGGTTGAAGATGGAGAAATTACAGTCGATACAAACTCAGAGGTGGGACAATCCATGTCTTCTAACCCACGGACGGCTATCGGAATCATCGATGAAAACCACTACATCATTGTCGTTTCAGATGGGCGGACTTCAGAGAGCGAAGGGCTTTCTCTCTACCAATTAGCGGAAGTGATGAAATCGTATGGCGTCAAAACAGCCTACAACCTGGATGGTGGTGGATCTTCTACACTTTACTTCAATGGCCAAGTTATTAACAAACCAACTACAAATGGTACTATCTCAGAAAGGGCGGTGAGTGACATTGTCTACATCGGTTACTAA
- a CDS encoding DUF1129 family protein yields the protein MSQFDLTQLSKKNQEFVRIAKHQLIENGKTEEDATSLIEEILPAIFENQPKGVTARTLFGAPTVWANAFSDKERYEKEHPKENDTPLLMITDSFLLVFGLFAAISAFMNLFAPQGTTYGLLTLTLGSLAGGVVLYLMYYYFYQYYEVSKRGMKRPALTKSLPILMLAMILWVVILMVTALLPQFLNPRVPNWFMLLLGGGALLLRYYLKKKYNIKSANTAPQRR from the coding sequence ATGTCTCAATTTGATTTGACCCAATTAAGTAAAAAAAATCAAGAATTCGTTCGCATCGCTAAACACCAATTGATTGAAAATGGCAAAACCGAAGAAGATGCTACTAGCCTAATTGAAGAAATTCTTCCAGCCATCTTTGAAAACCAACCAAAAGGAGTAACGGCGCGAACTCTCTTTGGAGCGCCAACTGTTTGGGCCAATGCTTTTAGTGATAAGGAACGCTACGAAAAAGAGCATCCAAAAGAAAATGATACTCCTCTTCTCATGATTACGGATTCTTTCCTTCTCGTCTTTGGTCTCTTTGCTGCCATTTCAGCCTTCATGAACCTTTTTGCACCTCAGGGAACCACTTATGGACTTCTCACTTTAACTCTTGGTAGCTTGGCTGGTGGGGTTGTGCTCTATTTGATGTATTACTACTTCTACCAATACTACGAAGTTTCTAAACGTGGAATGAAACGACCTGCTTTAACCAAGTCACTTCCTATCCTAATGTTAGCCATGATCCTTTGGGTTGTGATTCTCATGGTCACTGCTTTGCTCCCACAATTCCTTAACCCTCGTGTACCAAACTGGTTCATGCTCTTACTCGGTGGTGGGGCTCTTCTCCTCCGCTACTACTTGAAGAAAAAATACAATATCAAGAGCGCCAATACGGCACCTCAACGACGCTAA
- a CDS encoding magnesium transporter CorA family protein, producing MKQVFLSTTTEFKEIETLEPGSWINLVNPSQSESMEIASAFGIDIADLRAPLDAEEMSRMTIEDEYTLIIVDVPIKEERNNQTYYVTIPLGIILTEEAIITTCLEELPLLDTFINRRLRNFYTFMRSRFIFQILYRNAELYLTALRTLDRKSEQIESQLHKSTRNEELIELMELEKTIVYFKASLKTNERVIKKLTSATSNIKKYLEDEDLLEDTLIETQQAIEMADIYGNILHSMTDTFASIISNNQNNIMKTLAMVTIVMSIPTMIFSAYGMNFKNNDLPLNGEPNAFWLIIFIAFAMTGSLVVYLIHKKWF from the coding sequence ATGAAACAGGTCTTTTTATCAACCACAACTGAATTTAAAGAAATAGAGACACTGGAACCCGGTAGCTGGATCAACCTTGTCAACCCTTCCCAAAGTGAATCGATGGAAATCGCATCTGCTTTCGGTATCGACATTGCCGATTTACGGGCACCACTCGATGCGGAAGAAATGTCTCGTATGACCATCGAAGATGAGTATACCTTGATCATCGTGGACGTTCCCATCAAGGAAGAGCGGAACAATCAGACCTACTATGTCACCATCCCTTTGGGAATCATCCTAACAGAAGAGGCTATCATCACCACTTGTTTGGAAGAGTTGCCTCTCCTAGACACCTTTATCAATCGTCGCTTGCGGAATTTCTATACTTTCATGCGGTCGCGCTTCATCTTCCAGATCCTTTATCGCAATGCTGAACTTTATTTGACTGCGCTTCGTACCCTGGATCGTAAGAGTGAACAGATTGAAAGCCAATTGCACAAATCAACGCGTAATGAAGAGCTGATTGAACTGATGGAATTAGAAAAAACCATCGTCTACTTTAAGGCCTCTCTGAAAACCAATGAGCGCGTGATCAAGAAATTGACCAGTGCCACTAGTAACATCAAGAAATACCTGGAAGACGAGGACTTGTTGGAAGATACCTTGATCGAAACCCAACAGGCGATTGAGATGGCGGATATTTACGGAAACATCCTCCACTCTATGACCGATACCTTCGCATCGATTATCTCCAACAACCAGAATAATATCATGAAGACCTTGGCCATGGTGACCATCGTCATGTCCATCCCAACCATGATTTTCTCGGCCTATGGGATGAACTTCAAGAACAATGACCTACCCCTCAATGGGGAACCTAATGCTTTCTGGCTCATTATCTTTATTGCCTTTGCCATGACCGGATCGCTCGTTGTCTACCTCATCCATAAAAAATGGTTCTAA
- the uvrA gene encoding excinuclease ABC subunit UvrA, which yields MLDKIVIHGARAHNLKNIDVEIPRDKLVVVTGLSGSGKSSLAFDTLYAEGQRRYVESLSAYARQFLGNMEKPDVDSIDGLSPAISIDQKTTSKNPRSTVGTTTEINDYLRLLYARVGIPYCINGHGAITASSVEQIVDQVLELPERQRLQILAPIVRKKKGQHKNIIEKVQKDGYVRVRVDGEIYDVTEVPELSKSQQHTIEVVVDRIVIKDGIRSRLFDSVEAALRIADGYVVIDTMDDNELLFSEHYACPVCGFTVPELEPRLFSFNAPFGSCPDCDGLGIKLEVDLDLVVPDASKTLREGALAPWNPISSNYYPQMLEQAMIQFGIDMDKPFEDLSPEDRHLVFYGSEGKEFHFHYENEFGGVRDIDIPFEGVVTNINRRYHETSSDFTRNQMLSYMNELTCATCHGYRLNDQALSVRVGGEKGLHIGQISDLSIEDHLKVIADLKLTKNEETIARPILKEVKDRLSFLNNVGLSYLTLSRSAGTLSGGESQRIRLATQIGSNLSGVLYILDEPSIGLHQRDNDRLIASLKKMRDLGNTLIVVEHDEDTMREADYLIDVGPGAGVFGGEIVAAGTPKQVARNSKSITGQYLSGKRAIPVPTERRVGNGRFIELTGAAENNLKEVTARFPLGKFIAVTGVSGSGKSTLVNSILKKTLAQKLNRNSEKPGKYKTISGVEHIDRLIDIDQSPIGRTPRSNPATYTGVFDDIRDLFAQTNEAKIRGYKKGRFSFNVKGGRCEACSGDGIIKIEMHFLPDVYVPCEVCHGRRYNSETLEVHYKEKNISQILDMTVNDAVDFFKHIPKINRKLQTIKDVGLGYVTLGQPATTLSGGEAQRMKLASELHKRSTGKSFYILDEPTTGLHTEDISRLLKVLERFVDDGNTVLVIEHNLDVIKTADHIIDLGPEGGVGGGTIIATGTPEEVASNPASFTGQYLKGKLQ from the coding sequence ATGCTCGATAAAATTGTCATTCATGGAGCGCGTGCTCATAATTTAAAAAATATTGATGTTGAAATCCCTCGAGATAAGCTAGTGGTGGTCACTGGTCTATCAGGTTCTGGGAAATCGAGCTTAGCCTTTGACACTCTCTATGCGGAAGGGCAAAGACGTTATGTAGAGAGTCTGTCAGCCTATGCTCGTCAGTTTTTAGGAAACATGGAAAAACCCGATGTGGACTCGATTGATGGCCTAAGTCCAGCCATTTCTATTGACCAAAAAACAACCAGCAAAAATCCGCGGTCAACGGTTGGAACGACAACTGAAATCAACGATTACTTACGTCTTTTATATGCTCGTGTGGGGATTCCCTACTGTATCAATGGCCATGGAGCGATTACGGCTTCTTCGGTCGAGCAGATTGTTGACCAAGTTTTGGAACTGCCGGAGCGCCAACGTCTGCAAATCTTAGCGCCCATTGTTCGCAAGAAAAAAGGCCAGCATAAGAATATCATCGAAAAGGTTCAAAAAGACGGCTATGTCCGGGTGCGTGTGGATGGTGAGATCTATGATGTGACAGAGGTCCCAGAATTATCCAAAAGCCAGCAGCACACCATCGAGGTTGTCGTAGATCGGATTGTGATCAAAGACGGCATTCGCTCGCGTCTCTTTGACTCGGTAGAAGCAGCCCTTCGAATTGCGGATGGCTACGTGGTCATCGATACCATGGATGATAATGAACTGCTCTTTTCAGAGCATTATGCTTGCCCGGTATGTGGCTTTACCGTCCCTGAATTGGAACCTCGTCTCTTTTCATTTAATGCCCCCTTTGGCTCTTGTCCAGATTGTGATGGACTAGGGATCAAGCTAGAGGTGGACTTGGATTTGGTTGTTCCAGATGCTAGTAAGACTCTCCGTGAAGGAGCGCTTGCACCATGGAATCCGATTTCTTCTAACTACTATCCTCAGATGTTGGAGCAGGCCATGATCCAGTTTGGGATTGATATGGACAAGCCATTTGAAGACTTGTCTCCAGAAGACCGACACTTGGTTTTTTATGGTTCTGAGGGCAAGGAATTCCATTTCCATTATGAGAATGAATTTGGTGGGGTTCGCGATATTGACATTCCTTTTGAAGGGGTCGTTACCAACATCAATCGCCGCTACCATGAAACTTCTAGTGATTTCACCCGCAATCAGATGTTGTCCTACATGAATGAATTGACTTGTGCCACCTGCCATGGTTATCGTTTGAATGACCAGGCCTTGTCTGTCCGAGTAGGAGGAGAGAAGGGGCTCCATATCGGGCAGATCTCTGACTTGTCTATTGAGGACCATCTTAAGGTGATAGCTGATCTCAAATTAACCAAGAATGAGGAGACTATTGCTCGTCCGATTCTTAAAGAAGTCAAGGATCGCTTGAGCTTCCTAAACAATGTTGGTTTGAGTTATTTGACCCTGTCTCGATCAGCTGGGACTCTATCTGGGGGAGAGAGTCAGCGCATTCGCTTGGCTACCCAAATTGGCTCCAATCTCTCAGGTGTCCTCTATATTCTGGATGAGCCTTCGATCGGTCTCCATCAAAGGGACAATGACCGCCTGATTGCCAGCCTTAAAAAGATGCGTGATTTAGGCAATACCTTGATCGTCGTCGAGCACGATGAGGATACTATGAGAGAAGCTGATTACTTGATTGACGTCGGTCCAGGAGCCGGTGTCTTTGGAGGAGAGATTGTTGCGGCTGGAACGCCTAAGCAGGTAGCCCGCAATAGCAAATCCATCACTGGTCAGTATCTTTCTGGCAAACGGGCCATTCCAGTACCAACGGAACGACGGGTAGGCAACGGACGCTTTATCGAGCTGACAGGTGCCGCTGAAAACAACTTAAAAGAGGTGACAGCACGCTTCCCGCTGGGCAAGTTCATTGCTGTCACTGGCGTTTCTGGCTCAGGGAAGTCAACCTTGGTCAACAGTATTTTGAAAAAAACGCTGGCGCAAAAATTGAATCGCAATTCAGAGAAACCAGGGAAATACAAAACCATTTCAGGTGTCGAGCACATTGATCGACTGATCGATATCGACCAAAGTCCGATTGGCCGCACTCCACGCTCCAATCCAGCTACCTATACAGGTGTATTTGACGACATTCGCGATCTCTTTGCCCAAACCAATGAAGCCAAGATTAGAGGCTACAAAAAAGGCCGCTTTAGTTTCAACGTCAAAGGTGGCCGGTGTGAGGCTTGTTCGGGAGATGGTATTATCAAGATTGAGATGCATTTCCTACCGGATGTCTATGTACCGTGTGAAGTCTGCCATGGACGACGCTACAACAGTGAAACCCTAGAAGTTCACTATAAAGAAAAAAATATCTCCCAGATTTTGGACATGACCGTCAATGATGCGGTGGATTTCTTTAAACATATTCCAAAGATTAATCGCAAATTACAAACCATCAAGGATGTCGGCTTGGGCTATGTGACCTTGGGACAACCGGCAACGACACTTTCAGGAGGAGAAGCCCAGCGGATGAAGTTGGCTTCTGAGCTTCATAAGCGTTCGACAGGTAAGTCTTTTTATATTTTGGATGAGCCGACAACAGGTCTTCATACCGAAGACATCTCTCGTTTGCTCAAGGTCTTGGAACGCTTTGTGGATGATGGCAATACTGTTTTGGTCATCGAGCACAACTTGGACGTGATTAAGACAGCGGACCATATCATCGACTTAGGACCTGAAGGTGGAGTCGGTGGTGGTACCATTATTGCGACAGGAACACCAGAAGAGGTAGCTAGCAATCCAGCTAGCTTTACAGGACAGTATTTGAAAGGGAAATTACAATGA
- the rpsR gene encoding 30S ribosomal protein S18 yields MAQQRRGGFKRRKKVDYIAANKIEYVDYKDTELLSRFVSERGKILPRRVTGTSAKNQRKVTTAIKRARVMALMPFVNED; encoded by the coding sequence ATGGCTCAACAACGTCGTGGCGGATTCAAACGCCGTAAAAAAGTTGATTACATCGCAGCAAACAAAATTGAATATGTTGATTACAAAGATACTGAGCTTCTTAGCCGTTTCGTTTCAGAACGTGGGAAAATCCTTCCTCGTCGTGTAACTGGAACTTCAGCGAAGAACCAACGTAAAGTAACAACAGCTATCAAACGCGCTCGCGTAATGGCTTTGATGCCTTTCGTAAACGAAGATTAA
- a CDS encoding GNAT family N-acetyltransferase: MKEGVIIRRMIKADIEHISQAFIHQGWPGREDILASYFQDQENGERDVLVAESDGLVAGYITILPVAKHGPFVGVYPELTDFNVFEPFRNRGIGNQLIEEAEKRVWLLSEIVTLGVGLHSGYGPAQRLYVKRGYIPDGSGVWFRDQPLGPYSSCENNDDLVLYFSKRLNKDMQ; this comes from the coding sequence ATGAAGGAAGGTGTAATCATCAGGAGGATGATAAAGGCAGATATTGAGCACATCTCTCAAGCCTTTATCCACCAAGGGTGGCCGGGTAGAGAGGATATCTTGGCCAGCTATTTTCAGGATCAGGAGAATGGAGAAAGGGACGTATTAGTAGCTGAGTCGGATGGACTTGTGGCAGGTTATATCACTATATTGCCTGTTGCCAAGCACGGTCCTTTCGTGGGAGTCTATCCTGAACTAACTGATTTTAATGTTTTTGAGCCATTTAGAAATCGAGGAATTGGGAATCAACTCATAGAGGAGGCGGAAAAAAGAGTCTGGCTACTTTCAGAGATTGTGACTTTAGGGGTTGGTTTACACTCGGGTTATGGCCCGGCTCAAAGGCTTTATGTTAAACGGGGCTATATCCCAGATGGATCTGGGGTTTGGTTTAGGGATCAGCCCTTGGGCCCTTACAGTTCTTGTGAAAACAATGATGACTTAGTCCTCTATTTTTCAAAAAGGTTGAACAAGGACATGCAGTAA
- the rpsF gene encoding 30S ribosomal protein S6 produces the protein MAKYEILYIIRPNIEEEAKNALVARFDSILTDNGATVVESKDWEKRRLAYEIQDFREGLYHIVNVEANDDAALNEFDRLSKINGDILRHMIVKVDA, from the coding sequence ATGGCTAAATACGAAATTCTTTATATTATTCGTCCAAACATTGAAGAAGAAGCTAAAAACGCTTTGGTAGCACGCTTTGACTCTATCTTGACTGACAACGGTGCAACTGTTGTTGAATCAAAAGATTGGGAAAAACGTCGTCTTGCATACGAAATCCAAGATTTCCGTGAAGGACTTTACCACATCGTAAACGTTGAAGCGAACGACGATGCAGCTCTTAACGAGTTCGACCGTCTTTCAAAAATCAACGGTGACATTCTTCGTCACATGATCGTAAAAGTTGACGCGTAA
- a CDS encoding M24 family metallopeptidase: MNQRITNLRTKMKAQDLKAVLINNLKNVYYLTGFWGSNGTVLVTEERVVLFTDSRYTIHAHATCFPFVEIVETRNELEEASKIIKDAAIQELGFEDEITVAYHTRLATAFSGVSLRALSDFVMEFRLIKDETEVATIRKACSISDQAFLDVLEFIKVGQTTELEAATFLDFRMRELGASGVSFDIISAAGERSAMPHATPSDRIISAGDALTLDFGCLYNHYVSDMTRTIYAGHVSDKEREIYETVLKANQALISEAKAGLGFREFDKIPRDIIEAAGYGQYFTHGIGHGIGLDIHEEPYFSQTSKEVIKAGMVLTDEPGIYIEGLSGVRIEDDLLITESGCEVLTLAPKELIVI; this comes from the coding sequence ATGAACCAACGAATTACAAATCTACGAACTAAAATGAAGGCGCAGGATTTAAAAGCTGTCCTCATTAACAACTTGAAAAATGTTTACTATTTGACAGGTTTCTGGGGATCGAACGGGACTGTTTTGGTGACAGAAGAGCGCGTGGTCCTCTTCACTGATTCGCGCTATACCATTCATGCCCATGCGACTTGTTTCCCCTTTGTGGAGATTGTTGAAACCCGCAATGAATTGGAAGAAGCATCAAAAATTATCAAAGACGCAGCGATCCAAGAACTTGGCTTTGAGGATGAGATTACAGTTGCCTATCATACCCGTCTGGCGACAGCTTTTTCAGGAGTCTCTCTAAGAGCCTTGTCTGATTTTGTGATGGAGTTTCGTTTGATTAAGGATGAGACAGAAGTGGCAACCATCCGCAAGGCCTGCAGTATTTCAGATCAAGCCTTCCTAGATGTGCTGGAGTTTATCAAGGTTGGTCAAACAACAGAGTTAGAAGCTGCGACCTTCCTGGATTTCAGAATGCGGGAATTGGGAGCGTCAGGTGTATCCTTTGATATCATCTCCGCTGCGGGAGAACGCTCTGCTATGCCCCATGCGACTCCTAGTGATCGCATTATCTCTGCGGGGGATGCCTTGACCTTGGACTTTGGCTGTCTTTACAACCATTACGTGAGTGATATGACCCGGACCATTTATGCAGGTCATGTCAGTGATAAGGAAAGAGAAATTTACGAAACGGTCTTGAAAGCCAACCAAGCTCTCATTTCTGAAGCCAAGGCTGGACTAGGTTTCCGTGAGTTTGATAAAATTCCTCGAGACATTATCGAGGCGGCAGGATACGGCCAGTACTTTACTCATGGAATTGGACATGGTATTGGCTTGGACATCCATGAAGAGCCTTATTTCAGTCAAACATCTAAAGAAGTTATCAAGGCGGGAATGGTCTTAACAGATGAGCCAGGGATCTACATTGAAGGTCTATCAGGTGTCCGGATTGAAGATGATCTCTTGATTACAGAAAGTGGCTGTGAAGTCTTGACCCTTGCACCGAAAGAATTGATTGTGATCTAA
- a CDS encoding single-stranded DNA-binding protein → MINNVVLVGRMTRDAELRYTPQNQAVATFSLAVNRNFKNQNGERDADFINCVIWRQQAENLANWAKKGALVGITGRIQTRNYENQQGQRVYVTEVVADSFQLLESRANREGQAGGGYSSGGGFAGNAAPSFGGSEPSNATPNFGRDDNPFGANPMDISDDDLPF, encoded by the coding sequence ATGATTAACAATGTTGTACTTGTAGGTCGTATGACTCGAGATGCTGAACTTCGTTATACCCCTCAAAACCAGGCTGTTGCGACATTTTCACTTGCTGTTAACCGTAATTTTAAAAACCAAAATGGTGAACGAGATGCGGACTTTATCAACTGTGTGATTTGGCGTCAACAAGCTGAAAATTTAGCAAATTGGGCTAAAAAGGGTGCCTTAGTTGGGATTACAGGTCGTATCCAGACTCGTAATTATGAGAATCAGCAAGGTCAACGTGTTTATGTCACTGAAGTCGTAGCGGACAGCTTCCAATTGTTGGAAAGCCGCGCGAATCGTGAAGGACAAGCTGGTGGAGGTTATTCTTCAGGTGGAGGATTTGCAGGAAATGCAGCTCCAAGCTTTGGAGGATCTGAACCATCGAACGCAACACCAAACTTTGGACGTGATGACAATCCATTTGGAGCTAATCCAATGGACATCTCGGATGACGATCTACCATTCTAA